The Haloarchaeobius salinus genomic sequence GTCGACGTCAGCCCGTGTTCGGGATGCTGGAAGCCAAAGGGTTCGACATCGGTGAACGAACCGGCGTCGAGTGTGAGCCCGCCGCTCCAGTCGACGACTTTATCTCGAACTCGTGGTCGCGTGCCGAACCACCGGATTTCGTATCGACTGGCACCCGTCGTACAGTCGACGGAGTCGATACACTCGCCGTCGCGAAAGAGGTCGACATCCGTAAGGGGGCCAGTTCCGGCGACGGAGACATCGATTTCGGAAGTCCCGTCGACGGTGACGTGTTCACCGAGAGACGCCCCATCGACATCGACGTCGAGGTGGATGCGTGCTCCGGTCGTGGCGTAGCACTGACTCGCTTGCAACGCGTTCCATAGTCCGTCGCGAGTGAGCTCCTTCGTTGGGACACCAGTCAACCCGCCCCGGATAAGGAAGAAGGGATGATTGGTTGGATGGCTCGCCCCAGGTCTGCCTGTGTGGTCATCGCTCCCACCGACGAACCCGAGACTGTGACCGGCTTCGAACGCTTCGGTGGCGAACCATTCGAAGATACCCCAGACAGACGTGATCTCGAATGCCGGAGTCAGCGATTCGTCGATGTCGTCGATGGTTGCCGGCCGACCGCCCAAATGTGGGATGATGAGGACATCGTCGCGACCCTCGTAGTGGTCGTACAGGTCTGAAGTCGAAGTGAGTCCCCGATAGCGCTTATCGTCCTCAAGTTGCCAGTAGGAGCTCCGCACAATCTCGGCTGAATCATCGCGGAAGTAGACGTTGTGATCGCCCCCATTTGGGGTGTTCGCCGACCATTCGTAGCCGAGGAAGGATACGAACTCGCCCGGCGTGTTGGCTGACTCGACAACGCCCTGGAGACGCTCCCAGAATTCGTCCGTAATCTGGAAGTCGTTACCCACGTGGGAGACGAAGTCGAGGAACGCAGCATCCCGGGCGAAGTCGAAATACTCCTCGACGGATCCCGTCCCGACGGTCTCCTCGGACTGACCGTGGGGGTCGCCCCAGCGAATCGGATTCGACGGCACGACGGGATTGGTCGTCGCCTGGAACCGACCGTCCGAGACGGTGAACCGGAAGGGTTCCTCGTCAGCAGTCGTCTCGGGAGTTTCGACTGTAGCATGTGCGATGCCGTTGGTGAGGTCACCACTGGCCAGAACTCCACCCGTCTCGGACTCGACATCGATGTGTGAACTGTAACTCTCCGAGACGTTCCCCCACTCGTCGACTGCACGTGCAGAGATGTCCACCGTTTCGTCACGAACTCTCGCGAATGCTTCCAACGCCGTGGCGGAGCCGGGGACGATGTCGACGCTCAGATCATCTTCGAGGCGGACGAACTCCGCCGTCCCGAACGGGTCGACGAGCCCGATGAAGACAAATTCGGTCTCGGGGAACGTCTGGGTTCGAATGCCGAGACTTCCCTCGCTCGTCTCACCGAGGGTCAGGGTGACCGTCTCACCGGGGGCGAGCGACCCATCGAAGATGTCCACGACGACGGCATGCTTGACCGGGCGGGTATGGCCATCTGGGTCGAACCGAGCCTTGACAGTGGCGTCGCCGCTCGTGGATACCGTGCAGTAGTGGTCTGCAGTTGGGTCGTCGAACTGCGGATGTCCCCAGTCGCTCGTCATGCTCGTGGCGACCTTCAGCGTGCTCCCGTCGTCCATACCAAGCTCGCCAGCTGTGTAGGTGAGTTCCCAGGTCGTATAGCTGCCGACGGTGACTTCATCTGGGCCGTTGCGTTCAATCGTTCCACACGCGGTTCGTTTCTCCTCGAAAATTCGGTTATTTATTGTCATTTGTTGCCTGATAGTTTCGGTGTTCGGTAGTCATTCGGTCTGTACAGGGTGGGCATCAGTCGTCGACCGACAGTCCGGTTTGGACCGGTGCTGCAGTGCGAGCACCAGGACAATCGCAACGGCAAGTGCTCCGCGGAGCACCAGACTGGGGTAGGCCATCGTAACGACTCCGACGCCGACGAAGAGTGACCGCAGTCCCCAGTCAGCGTATCCAGCGAACCCAAAGGGACGATGGATGTAGTTGATTCCGTGGATGATGCTGACTGCTCCGACGAACGTGATACCGGCGGAGATAAACGTCTCCGGCGTGACCCCGCCAGCGACGAGTTCGGGGTTGTAGACGAACGCAAACGGAAGGACGAATAGCGGAAGCGAAATCTTGATCGCCTCGAGACTCGTCCCCCAGAAATCGCTCTCGGCGATTCCGGTCGCGACTGCAACGGAGGTTGCAATCGGTGGCGTGATTGCCGCCAGAATCGCACAGTAGAACACGAAGAAGTGTGCGGCAATCGGGGGGACACCGAACTCGCCGCTGAGCGTCGGTGCGATCAGCAGAGCGACGATGAGATAGGCGGCCACGGTCGGCATTCCCAATCCGAGAATAATGCTGACCACCATCGCGATGAAGACGGCGACGAGGAGGACCCCACCGGAGATGTCCATCAACGCGAGCGTCAGCGCTGACGGAACACCGGTCGTCAGGAGGATGGTCACGACACCGTCAATCGCGGCGATGATGATCGCGATGCCGGCAAGCGAGAGCACGCCGATGCGTGCGCCCTCGGCAGTCTGGAGAGCGGTCCGCTTCGCGGTCGCCCGAACGGAACTGGAACCGAGCGCCGACTGCAAGAGCGGGAAGCCGACGCCAGTCGCAATCATCGAGACCACGGTGTACAGCGCCGCGGTAATGACGGTGTACTGAGCGATTCCCAGGGTGTACACCAAGATGACGAACGGAATGGCGAACTGAACGCTCTCGATTCCGATATCGGTCCGGGACTTCTCCCCGTCGATGAATTCCGAGACATCGACGTTGACGCCCGCGCTCTGTGCGACCGCCGTATAGTGAACGCCGACGGCGATGGCACCGACCAGGATGAGCGCTGGCAACGTTCCAGCGATGACGATGCTGCCGTAATCTGTCCCGAGGAGCGAGGCCATGACGAACGCCCCGGCACCCATAACCGGGGGTAAGACCTGTCCGACCGTCGAGGCGACGGACTCAATTCCTCCGGCGGTCTCGGAGCGCAGACCGTTCTTCTTCATCAATGGAATAGTGAACGACCCCGTCATCGCCGTATTCGCGGCCGTACTACCGTTGATAGAGCCGATTATCATGCTGGAGATGACGGCTGATTGGGCAACCCCAGAGCGAACGTACTTCGAGGTGTAGACTGCCAGTCTGATCAT encodes the following:
- a CDS encoding DUF3604 domain-containing protein gives rise to the protein MTINNRIFEEKRTACGTIERNGPDEVTVGSYTTWELTYTAGELGMDDGSTLKVATSMTSDWGHPQFDDPTADHYCTVSTSGDATVKARFDPDGHTRPVKHAVVVDIFDGSLAPGETVTLTLGETSEGSLGIRTQTFPETEFVFIGLVDPFGTAEFVRLEDDLSVDIVPGSATALEAFARVRDETVDISARAVDEWGNVSESYSSHIDVESETGGVLASGDLTNGIAHATVETPETTADEEPFRFTVSDGRFQATTNPVVPSNPIRWGDPHGQSEETVGTGSVEEYFDFARDAAFLDFVSHVGNDFQITDEFWERLQGVVESANTPGEFVSFLGYEWSANTPNGGDHNVYFRDDSAEIVRSSYWQLEDDKRYRGLTSTSDLYDHYEGRDDVLIIPHLGGRPATIDDIDESLTPAFEITSVWGIFEWFATEAFEAGHSLGFVGGSDDHTGRPGASHPTNHPFFLIRGGLTGVPTKELTRDGLWNALQASQCYATTGARIHLDVDVDGASLGEHVTVDGTSEIDVSVAGTGPLTDVDLFRDGECIDSVDCTTGASRYEIRWFGTRPRVRDKVVDWSGGLTLDAGSFTDVEPFGFQHPEHGLTST
- a CDS encoding TRAP transporter permease is translated as MERKAIAALSIPFWAFTIFYAVFQPMPRAKFGVAFLGAIVTIYVVDEFMYADESRPRYESALLVVSGIVVLITSIYLFANFEVLISERIGFALAHEYWMATAFILAMLYLTYREFGVLFLSILLGAIVYGLFGSAIPGVLGHGGISQTRMLRVLVIEMDGFYGQLTRLVAAWLSLFLLYAGLLNAYGGFDLMIRLAVYTSKYVRSGVAQSAVISSMIIGSINGSTAANTAMTGSFTIPLMKKNGLRSETAGGIESVASTVGQVLPPVMGAGAFVMASLLGTDYGSIVIAGTLPALILVGAIAVGVHYTAVAQSAGVNVDVSEFIDGEKSRTDIGIESVQFAIPFVILVYTLGIAQYTVITAALYTVVSMIATGVGFPLLQSALGSSSVRATAKRTALQTAEGARIGVLSLAGIAIIIAAIDGVVTILLTTGVPSALTLALMDISGGVLLVAVFIAMVVSIILGLGMPTVAAYLIVALLIAPTLSGEFGVPPIAAHFFVFYCAILAAITPPIATSVAVATGIAESDFWGTSLEAIKISLPLFVLPFAFVYNPELVAGGVTPETFISAGITFVGAVSIIHGINYIHRPFGFAGYADWGLRSLFVGVGVVTMAYPSLVLRGALAVAIVLVLALQHRSKPDCRSTTDAHPVQTE